The genomic DNA CCAATGGAAATAATGTCGATATCGATAACGAAATGGCCAAAATGGCAGAAAACCAGATTATTTACAACGCAACGGTTCAATTGATGATGAAACGGGGATCAACCGTCCGCTCTGCGATCACTGAATCGGCGGCCCAATAATGAAACTTTTTGATGATTTTTTGTTATAATAAATAAGATATTTTTTGATGATATTTAGTATATGAAAGACATTACTGTATCCAGCCATTTAAAAGGTTTGCAAGGCCCGGGTCCATCGCAAGGACTGAGCACACCGAAGGGAGACTCATCGAATGTCGATGGTCCATCTTTTGCCGATACTCTCGCGCAGTCGCTGGATAAGGTTAATACCATGCAGAAGGAAGCCGATAACGCCATTCAGGATTTTGTTGCCGGGGACACCCGTAATATTCACGAAACCATGATTGCTGTGGGCAAAGCCGACCTCGCGTTCCGACTGACCATGCAGGTGCGCAACAAAATAGTGGAAGCTTATCAGGAAGTGATGCGTACCCAGGTTTAACCAAATTTAAATTTAATTAAAATCAAAGCCTCCGGATGGATCCGGGGGCTTTTTCTATTTCCAGCATCCATGTGAGAAACGATAGTAATGATGCCATGATTTTTTCCTGAATTTTTAATTCCTAAAGGAGTACAATAATATTATTTGATAGCTATGATGAAGGGGGTAGGTATTATGAAGAAGCATCTAGGTATATTGGTTATATTGGTTTCCCTGACAGGGGGTTCTGCGTGGGCTCAGTCCGGCGGTCATGCCAGTGTGGGACTTGGGCATGGTGAAGAAGGGTATCTTCACTTGGAAGAAATGGTGAAGCACCTGGAGTTCAGCTTGAAAATGCAGGATGCCAGTGAAGATTTAAAGGCCCATGGTCCTGTTTCATTGCAGCACGCCAGGGAAGCGTTAAAACATTACAACGAAGCATTGAAGCATGGTTCTGAAGCTTTGGGCCGTCCTGCTGGAATGCCTATGGCTGAAGGTTCCGGAGGTGGAGGTTATGGTGGTGGTCACAGTCATGAAGAAGGGTCTTCCCACAGTCATGATGAAG from Nitrospinota bacterium includes the following:
- the fliE gene encoding flagellar hook-basal body complex protein FliE, giving the protein MKDITVSSHLKGLQGPGPSQGLSTPKGDSSNVDGPSFADTLAQSLDKVNTMQKEADNAIQDFVAGDTRNIHETMIAVGKADLAFRLTMQVRNKIVEAYQEVMRTQV